The Apium graveolens cultivar Ventura unplaced genomic scaffold, ASM990537v1 ctg3924, whole genome shotgun sequence genome segment GCTCGAGTTATATTCAAAAAAATTagtatatttataatattttatgtataaataatatattaattatattttataattatttcaaataaatattttattggtgagaaattatttaattaatagtTATATACAATTTTTACTTCAaataaaattcattatttaaaaaaaatacatataATGTTCATGAACAATTCATTTTCATTCGTGTTCGGTTCGGCCCGATATGTTCGCGAACAATTCGTATTTGTTTCAAATATTATCGAGTTCGAATTAGGACAAAAAATTTTGTCAGATAAGATTATCGAACAATATTTGGTTCTTTAAGATTTTGCGAATTCATTAAATGTTCGTCCAAGTTCAGTTCAGTTTGTTTATAGCTCTAAGTCTTGTAGGTCTCAACAAGCACCGTGCGAGTTTTTCATTTTTTAGAGTTAAATGCAGGTTATGTACATGAAGTATCCACATGGTGCAAGTTGTGTACCCAGACTTTTAAAATAGCAAAATGTGTACCCGAAATTGCTAAAATCATGCAAAATGTGGACGTTCGTCAAATTAAGGTTAAAACCTTTAGTTGAGGAGTTTTCTTGTCAATTCATAATTGTTATATTATTAATATGAATTAGCCTATAACTTGCACATATTAATACACTTTCCatttatattttgattcatttaTTTGAACATGATAACATAATATTTTTTTCTTCGagaatatatattattaatactttaaattttattattatagttaaaataattgttacctaataattctcaatttttatatttttttaaatcatAATGGAATATGTCGATAAACAATCAATTTAACATTAATAATCATATAcatgttaaattttttattttttggatattaaataaataattttcttgatttcattttaagatgttagttataaataattgtttcgTTAATATTTCTTAAAGCAACAAATCCAACAATATACTAATTCAAGTCtcaaatattatataaaaaattatggCATAATAACTTAGGACATATTTAAGTGATTTTAATTTCAACAATGTGCATTATCCTCAccatatatttaatattttattattattagaTTTTCTTTCTTCATTAAGGGACAATATGAAGTAAAAAGAGAAATAAAGTGTGTATAACAATTTATTATAAAATACTATAAGATAGTGTAAGGAAGGAGATGACTTAAAAATTAAGTTTTGTAAAATAATCAATTTATTATCtcattatttttaataatatttccattactaaaatataaaagaattttttttttgtatAGAACTCAATTTGTACTAAATCAATTTTAATACTTTATTTTAGAATAAAAATTATTAACTTGAAAGAGTTAAAAAATCAAATTATATCGAATTTTAATTTGGAGAAGGAAAACCAGTTTTTATTCATCGGGCTTATGTTACATGAGGGAGATACAAAGTGTTTTTGGCAAATTGCAGAATAGGCACTGACATTTTCCCTATATTACGAAGGAACTTGACATCCCTAGGGGTGTAATCGAGCCGAGTCGAATACTGCCACACTCGGCTCGAACTCGATTAAAATAGTTTGGATTTGAGCTCGAGCACGAGCTCGACTGAGCCTTTAATTTCAAGTTCGAAACTCGGCTCGTAAAAGGTTCGGTAGGCTCGAGTTCGGCTCCAAAGCTCGAATAATTcactaaatattaacaaaaattcaaaatatggcccgcaagggttggctcagctggttaaagaggggataactatcctcttggtcacaggttcgaatcccacgagaggagaatttatgattatacctcctgagtcagagcatgtcgcttaaatgcggtttaccttgattcacgtggtttgcaggctattgcgtgagtccgtagggtttacccagtgcgcacccgaagggtagcggctgcgggttacctacgataaaaaaaataaattcaaaatatgaTCGGTTCGACTCGATAAAAAATAagtaatatataaaaatattatatatttatgtaaaaatatatttataataaaaaaattaaaaataatagaagCTCGATAAGGCTCGCGAACCTTACGAGACGAATAATTTGAAATTCGAGCTGGTTTGGTTAAAAATTCGAAAATCTCGGACTCGATTATTTTCGAGCCGAATTCGAATTTTTTACGAGTCGAACTCAATTAGCTCACGAACAATTTAACTCGTTTATACCTCTACACAACCCTAACTTCCAATTAGAAGGATATATACATTTTGCACGATTTGATAATTTCAAATACACATTTTACTATTATGAAACTTAAGTACTCAACTTGCACTATTTAAATACCCTAGGGTCAACGGGACAGGGCCGACTTTATTTTTACCCGCCCGGTGATAGACAGCCCCAAAAGCCCAAAGGTCACATAGAAGcccatatatatgtatatagtaCAATATAAAACAATAGTTTTGTTTGTTTTGGAGGTCTCTTTTTCTATCTTCAGCTCCGATAAGCTGTTGAAGGCTTTCCAAAAATTACCCCAAAAAGTCTGAAAAAAGGGGGGTGATTTTCTAATCATGATTTCTCTTTTAGCTTCAAACCCTGTTCTTCCCTCACCTTTTCTTGgctacaaactgtaagtatatatctttctttctttttattCATATGTATATTTATTCAATTGCCATTTCATATCTGAATTGTGGTATGTGTACTACCTCTCATACTTAATTTTACACATTAAAGTATTGGGTTTTGTTTAATTGTTGTTAAATTAAGGTTTTTTCATGTTTTCTTGAAAAAAAATGACATCTTTATGATTAATTAAGGATTTTTTTTGATGTTTTCTTGAAAAAAATGACATCTTTGTGATTAACTGAGGTTTTTAAATTGTAGCTCAAGTGGGAATTTTAAGAGGTTAGCGCCTAACAGAGTATGTTTGGCTCCGAGAAATTTCAAGGCCAAATGTACAATGGATACATCTTATGGAGGAGGTATGATTGTTATGTTTACAAAGGGTACTTTTAGTTTGATTTTCAGTTGCTTTTTTGTAGTTTAGAGGACTTAATCGAGATTAAACAACTGGTATTTCAATTGGAAGTATGGTTTAGGATAGTATCGTGTACCCAGACCATACCCCTATTTCAATCGGAAATATGGTTTAGGATACTATCTTGTACACAGACCATACCACTACTTTCATAAGTAGAAACTGGTTCCTTAGAGACATATGTTATTATGTTTTATGTTGTAATATTGGTATGTATTCAACTCGTGAAATAAGTGCTGGCACACTATTCGAATAGGTAAAGGGACTGGTTCAGTGACTTATAGAGTTTATGCTGCCTTGAGCTATAGCTGTAACTCTATTTTATAGGATCATATCCCGGTTTTCTAACATATGTTTAAAGAACATTCATGATATTTTAGAATCTGCTTCGTATTAGATGTTGAACTCTTTATACACTCAAGTGTTGGAATAAAGAATACTTGTTGCATTAACTGATATTTGATCATTTTATAGGATTATATCCTGGTTTTTTAAGATATCATTAGATAAAGTTGGTAATTTTGCAGAGTCAGGTTCATTTTAGATGTTGAACTTGTTATAAACTAAGTGTAGGAACAAAAGAATACTTTTTCTATAAAGGATATTAGATTATTGATATTTTAGCCATGAATCTATTATAATACTGATTCCTTTTGCACTTTGGAACTATACTGATATGTATTAGTGTTTGGCTTATATAATATTACTGCAGGTAATGTATCAAAGTTTCCCAGATCTAGTGTTTGGGATCCATATAAGCGTCTTGGCATAAGTACTGATGCTTCGGAGGAAGAAGTATGGAGTGCTCGAAATTTTTTGCTGGATCAATATGCTGGCCATGAGAGAAATGTCGAATCAATAGAAGCTGCTTTTGAAAAAATTTTGATGACCAGTTTCTTGAAAAGAAAAAAGACAAAGATCAACCTAAAAAGCAGGCTTAAAAAGAAAGTAGAAGAGTCCCCACCGTGGGTAAAAAACTTGATCAGTTTTGTAGAACTTCCTCCAAATGTGATAATCATTAGAAGGTTGTTCCTATTTGCATTTATGGCATGCTGGAGTGTGAACAGCCCCGCCGAAGGTGGACCAGCTTTCCAGGTTTGTTCGATTTCTTCTAGTTCTATGTACTTTAGTTTTTCTAAAAGTTAGCTAAACATAGATGTCATCTATTTCTCAAATGGAGTGTCCATGTGGTGAAATGCTAAATATGGTTCTTTCAAAAAGCATTTAAAACAACTCTGAACTAAGTATTTCATGCAATGCATTCGAAGCCACTTTCTTAAGTGTCACCGCtgattttcttttttctttttacCTTCCATTACTCAGTTGGTTGTTAATTAGGGTCAATCTGTCAGCTAAGTCTGAAAAAGGATTTTCTTGTTTGACCTACAGAGTTCAGTTTTAGATATAAGTATGTGAAATGAAGAATAATAATTTCATTTTTACCAATTATGTTACATAGTACGTATTGGTTTCTAATGCTTCACTTGCATGGACTTTTAAAATCCCATAAAACAAGTTTTTGGTGTTACAATTGTGTGATTTTGTAAGTACCCTCGTTTGTGGATGATGGGCTGGAGTTTATAAGAGAGATTTCTTGAAAGATGGAGATACTGATGGTAACATGGAAAAGTTCGAAATAAAAGTCCAGCACAACTAACATCTTAACCTTGTATTAAGCTGTATGTCATGTCTGGTCTTGTTCTCACAAAAGTGATAGATCGATGGATTACCATTCATTTGGCTTAAGTGAGTTGTAGTTCGTCATCCTAAAAGCGGTCTTCGAAGTGCAGCTGATTGCAAGGCCCTCGTGATAGTTTTATTTGTCTGATTGGTATATTATTGCCTCTATTCTTTTCCTATCTGTCTGATTGGTATATTATTTGTCTCTACTCTTTTCCGACGTCCTCATTTAGTTTCTTCTTTTGGACATCATTCTTTCTCTTTTATTCTTTTATGCTAAGTTCTTGGACTCTTCAATTTTGCCCTCATACCCGTGTCCATCGGACATGACATGGGCGTGGGTATGGGATCTGAGTCGGATCCTTCATATGGAAGCCGGACACATTAACGATTAACCTTAAGAAATTTTGTTCAAAATGATTTACAA includes the following:
- the LOC141701492 gene encoding protein CHAPERONE-LIKE PROTEIN OF POR1, chloroplastic → MISLLASNPVLPSPFLGYKLSSGNFKRLAPNRVCLAPRNFKAKCTMDTSYGGGNVSKFPRSSVWDPYKRLGISTDASEEEVWSARNFLLDQYAGHERNVESIEAAFEKILMTSFLKRKKTKINLKSRLKKKVEESPPWVKNLISFVELPPNVIIIRRLFLFAFMACWSVNSPAEGGPAFQVALSLMACMYFLYDKTKSLARASIIGLGSLVVGWICGSCLVPMIPSVLIQPTWTLELLTSLVAYVFLFAGCTFLK